A single Acidaminococcus sp. DNA region contains:
- a CDS encoding RluA family pseudouridine synthase, with product MEYDQERADAENTIITDPVPEDGAGDRVDKYLAEVLGVSRSSIGHDVEHGLVTKNGKAVKASYKVRPGDVFEVVQLPAIPLEAKAEPIPIDILYEDEDVIVVNKARGMVVHPGAGNYTGTLVNALLYHCHDLSGINGVVRPGIVHRLDKDTSGVMIAAKNDAAHISLSEQIRTKEAKRTYIAVVRGNIKEDHGRIETQIARDTKDRKKMAVVFSGGRDAITDYEVLERYGKFTVVRCKLQTGRTHQIRVHMTYLGHPLVGDPKYQPQKTCFNIKGQALHSETLTFRHPRTGEIMSFTAPLPQDMQTILTRLRNGQFS from the coding sequence ATGGAGTATGATCAGGAACGAGCAGACGCAGAAAATACAATCATAACGGATCCGGTGCCCGAGGATGGTGCCGGTGACCGCGTCGATAAATACCTGGCGGAAGTGCTTGGCGTGAGCCGGTCCAGTATCGGACATGATGTAGAGCATGGCCTTGTGACGAAAAACGGCAAAGCCGTCAAAGCAAGCTACAAAGTGCGTCCCGGCGACGTTTTTGAGGTAGTGCAGCTGCCGGCAATTCCATTGGAAGCAAAAGCAGAACCGATTCCGATTGACATCCTTTACGAAGATGAGGATGTCATTGTTGTCAATAAGGCCCGCGGCATGGTCGTCCATCCGGGTGCCGGCAATTATACGGGAACGCTGGTCAACGCGCTGCTGTATCACTGCCATGATTTGTCGGGCATTAACGGCGTTGTCCGGCCGGGCATTGTGCACCGTCTGGACAAGGATACCTCAGGTGTGATGATAGCTGCCAAGAACGATGCGGCGCATATTTCCCTGTCCGAACAGATTCGGACGAAGGAAGCCAAGAGGACGTATATCGCCGTTGTGCGCGGCAATATCAAGGAAGATCACGGGCGGATTGAAACGCAGATTGCCCGCGATACCAAGGACCGCAAAAAAATGGCCGTCGTCTTTTCCGGAGGACGCGATGCCATAACGGATTACGAAGTCCTGGAACGTTACGGCAAATTTACCGTGGTGCGCTGTAAGCTCCAGACGGGGCGTACCCATCAGATTCGTGTCCATATGACTTATCTGGGGCATCCCCTCGTGGGTGACCCGAAATACCAGCCGCAGAAGACCTGCTTCAATATTAAGGGACAGGCCCTGCATTCGGAGACACTGACTTTCAGGCATCCGAGAACGGGTGAAATTATGTCCTTTACGGCGCCGCTGCCGCAGGATATGCAGACCATTCTGACCCGCCTCAGAAACGGGCAGTTCAGCTGA
- the lspA gene encoding signal peptidase II, with the protein MTYGVIILAVIILDRVTKFLLQHAMVEGESIPIIPGILHCTYILNPGAAFGLLEYRRVFFIAITVIAIAAVIIFRRRIAAEDRLTQTGMAFFIGGAIGNLIDRIQTGYVIDFIDFRIWPIFNVADIFICTGVGLILWSMIRNEQTQKIQS; encoded by the coding sequence ATGACATACGGAGTCATCATTTTGGCTGTGATTATCCTGGATCGGGTGACAAAATTTCTCCTCCAGCATGCTATGGTGGAAGGAGAAAGCATTCCCATCATTCCGGGCATTTTACACTGCACTTACATTTTAAATCCCGGGGCCGCTTTTGGCCTTTTAGAATATAGAAGAGTCTTTTTTATTGCCATTACGGTGATTGCCATTGCGGCCGTGATCATTTTCAGACGGCGCATCGCGGCGGAAGACCGTTTGACCCAGACGGGGATGGCTTTTTTTATCGGCGGTGCAATTGGCAACTTGATTGACCGCATTCAGACAGGATATGTCATCGATTTCATTGATTTCCGAATCTGGCCGATTTTCAATGTGGCCGATATTTTTATTTGTACAGGAGTGGGGCTGATCTTATGGAGTATGATCAGGAACGAGCAGACGCAGAAAATACAATCATAA
- a CDS encoding IS1182 family transposase: MPKNKPTQKDYTKIGSSYQLFLPLNFEVQIPNDDPVRLVRAMVEGMDVKALYDTYSHVENKLTSPIQLLEIVIYACMEGIRGSRKIEQSCKRDTHFMFLLDGKKAPDNATIARFCSLHLKPCIKELMIQMDKWLLARGFITLDSLFIDGTKIESVANKYKFVWKNRVLGSQNKLIEKLEQLVPEIEERFGIKVCYGNTFHIRHLKKLLKKLLVIKRAEGIEFVHGCGKRKTILQKYYEILANYLKRLKVYTKQLHICGERNSFAKTDPDATFMRMKEDAMLNGALKPGYNVQYANNSGFTLFADVSAHPTDMRTLIPFLEGFEAHFGQKFANIVADAGYESEENLVWLKKNQYTSYIKPNNYERSKRKKYKNDIGKAENMTYLPDQDMYICKGRRLLKVSKVTQVKNRSGYVSEKTYYECKDCSGCPYKEQCIHGNNCRTPMEKRNKKLVVSKNFAALRAESLKNITSEYGKELRMNRSIQAEGAFADLKDSLNVRRLETRGKGNALVTVGICAMARNVLKVHHKVQDGKEDLHLYPLKKEA; this comes from the coding sequence ATGCCAAAAAACAAACCTACACAAAAGGATTATACAAAAATTGGCAGTTCTTATCAACTTTTTCTTCCTCTAAATTTTGAAGTACAAATCCCTAATGACGATCCTGTTCGCTTGGTGCGTGCCATGGTAGAAGGGATGGATGTAAAGGCATTGTATGACACGTATTCTCATGTCGAGAATAAATTAACGTCACCAATTCAGCTGCTGGAGATCGTCATTTATGCATGTATGGAAGGAATTCGTGGTTCGCGTAAGATAGAGCAATCCTGTAAAAGAGACACTCATTTCATGTTCCTCTTAGATGGGAAAAAAGCTCCGGATAATGCAACCATTGCAAGATTTTGTTCCCTCCATCTAAAACCATGTATCAAGGAGCTCATGATTCAGATGGATAAATGGCTGCTGGCTCGCGGTTTCATCACGCTGGATAGCCTGTTCATCGATGGGACAAAAATTGAATCTGTGGCAAACAAATACAAATTTGTTTGGAAAAACAGAGTCTTAGGCAGCCAGAACAAACTCATAGAGAAACTGGAGCAACTGGTTCCCGAAATCGAGGAACGTTTCGGAATCAAGGTCTGTTACGGAAACACTTTCCACATCCGTCATTTAAAGAAGCTCCTAAAAAAACTGCTTGTCATAAAGCGGGCTGAAGGGATCGAGTTTGTTCACGGATGTGGGAAAAGAAAGACCATTCTACAGAAGTACTATGAGATTTTAGCTAACTATCTCAAACGGCTTAAGGTGTATACGAAGCAGCTTCACATCTGTGGGGAACGGAACAGCTTTGCCAAAACAGACCCGGATGCTACCTTTATGAGGATGAAAGAAGACGCCATGCTTAATGGCGCCTTAAAGCCGGGATACAATGTCCAATATGCCAACAATTCCGGTTTTACCTTGTTTGCAGATGTGAGTGCACATCCAACAGATATGCGGACACTCATTCCTTTTCTTGAAGGATTTGAAGCCCACTTCGGTCAGAAATTTGCAAACATTGTAGCCGATGCAGGCTATGAAAGCGAAGAGAACTTGGTCTGGCTGAAGAAGAATCAGTATACTTCATATATCAAGCCTAACAATTATGAAAGAAGCAAGAGGAAAAAGTATAAGAACGACATCGGCAAAGCAGAAAACATGACATATTTGCCTGATCAAGACATGTATATCTGTAAAGGTAGGAGACTGCTGAAAGTCAGTAAAGTAACCCAGGTAAAGAACCGGTCAGGATATGTGTCAGAGAAAACATATTACGAATGTAAGGACTGCAGCGGTTGTCCCTACAAGGAACAGTGCATCCATGGGAACAATTGCAGGACACCCATGGAGAAAAGAAACAAGAAATTAGTGGTCTCGAAGAATTTTGCTGCATTGAGGGCAGAATCCCTGAAGAACATTACTTCCGAATATGGTAAGGAACTGAGGATGAACCGCAGTATACAGGCAGAAGGAGCCTTTGCGGATCTCAAGGATTCATTAAACGTCAGAAGACTAGAAACCCGAGGCAAAGGAAATGCCCTGGTAACAGTGGGAATATGTGCCATGGCACGGAATGTCCTGAAGGTCCATCACAAAGTTCAAGACGGCAAAGAGGATTTGCACTTATATCCGCTGAAAAAAGAGGCCTAA
- a CDS encoding radical SAM protein has protein sequence MNVKEELQKIGLEQAVHYVYRDPIKNLNKILSWADSFDDSHYAGARKALHEVLENPAHPYRQYISHILENVDEKVAKRILVNFFINADLVGWRKQDAIRKKYGCNVPWTILLDPTSACNLHCTGCWAAEYGHKLNLSLEEIDDIIRQGKEMGVYMYIYTGGEPLVRKHDLITLCERHPDCVFLTFTNGTLIDDAFADEMLRVGNLVPAISLEGFEQATDGRRGNGVYQKVQRAMEILHRKKLFFGISSCYTRANFESITSEAYFDMLIEKGAFFIWYFHYMPVGNDASAELLPTSEQRVEIYRRIRKYRTEKPLFAIDFQNDGEYVGGCIAGGRRYLHINANGDIDPCVFIHYSDSNIRNKTILEALRSPLFMAYHDGQPFNKNMLRPCPMLENPEKLRAMVKASGAVSTDLQSKESVDHLCGKCDAYAKDWAPKAEQLWEMSQTEKHDEKAKQDSVRGDAD, from the coding sequence ATGAATGTCAAAGAAGAACTACAAAAGATTGGCCTGGAACAGGCCGTCCATTACGTGTATCGCGATCCAATCAAGAACCTGAACAAAATTCTTTCCTGGGCGGATTCGTTTGATGATAGCCATTATGCCGGGGCCCGGAAGGCACTGCATGAAGTGCTGGAAAATCCGGCACATCCATATCGTCAATATATCAGCCATATTCTTGAAAACGTCGATGAAAAGGTTGCCAAGCGCATCCTGGTTAACTTCTTCATCAATGCTGACCTTGTCGGCTGGAGAAAACAGGACGCCATTCGTAAGAAGTATGGCTGCAACGTGCCCTGGACGATCCTTCTTGATCCGACGAGTGCCTGCAACCTGCACTGCACCGGATGCTGGGCTGCAGAATACGGACATAAGCTGAACTTGTCCCTTGAAGAAATTGATGACATTATCAGGCAGGGCAAGGAAATGGGCGTGTATATGTACATTTACACAGGCGGTGAACCGCTTGTCCGTAAGCATGATCTGATTACCCTGTGTGAACGCCATCCTGACTGCGTGTTCCTGACTTTTACCAACGGCACGCTGATCGATGACGCTTTTGCTGATGAAATGCTGCGCGTAGGAAACCTCGTCCCGGCCATCTCCCTGGAAGGTTTTGAACAAGCTACCGATGGACGCCGTGGTAATGGTGTATATCAAAAGGTACAGCGCGCTATGGAAATCCTGCACCGCAAGAAGCTGTTCTTCGGAATTTCTTCCTGCTACACGCGGGCTAACTTTGAGTCTATCACTTCTGAAGCTTATTTTGATATGCTCATTGAGAAAGGCGCTTTCTTCATCTGGTATTTCCACTATATGCCTGTCGGCAACGATGCTTCCGCAGAACTTCTGCCGACGTCCGAGCAGCGTGTGGAAATCTATCGCCGCATCCGTAAATATCGTACGGAAAAACCGCTCTTTGCCATTGACTTCCAGAACGACGGCGAGTACGTAGGCGGCTGCATTGCCGGCGGCCGCAGATACCTGCATATCAACGCCAATGGGGATATTGATCCTTGTGTCTTTATCCATTATTCTGATTCCAATATCCGCAATAAGACGATTCTGGAAGCACTGCGTTCTCCGCTTTTCATGGCTTATCACGATGGGCAGCCGTTTAATAAGAATATGCTGCGTCCGTGTCCGATGCTGGAAAATCCGGAGAAACTGCGGGCTATGGTCAAAGCGTCCGGAGCCGTTTCTACGGATCTGCAGTCCAAGGAATCCGTAGATCATCTGTGCGGCAAATGTGATGCTTACGCTAAGGATTGGGCTCCTAAAGCTGAACAGCTGTGGGAAATGAGCCAGACCGAGAAACATGACGAAAAAGCAAAACAAGACTCTGTCCGTGGGGATGCGGATTAA
- a CDS encoding TetR/AcrR family transcriptional regulator, with translation MRITEKLITNAIMDLLRERPYNRITVTDIVKRCEINRNTFYYHYADIPDLIQHLLQERTRELCRTNRRFRRPLTFVFYLVLVADKYKKILNNLYHSEMQPYLEDVIMSVCAHFANRYIHQSMQEASLSREDSKLLIRYWSAIINGMFSDWLKHDMKYDLPKVVKRICFLTAARKTLTTL, from the coding sequence ATGCGTATCACTGAAAAGTTAATCACGAATGCGATAATGGACCTGCTCCGGGAGCGTCCTTATAACAGAATTACCGTGACAGATATTGTAAAGCGGTGTGAAATCAACCGGAACACCTTCTACTACCACTATGCAGACATCCCTGACCTCATTCAGCATCTTCTGCAGGAACGAACCCGCGAACTGTGCCGCACGAACCGTCGTTTCCGCCGTCCTCTGACGTTTGTCTTTTATCTGGTTCTCGTCGCCGACAAATATAAGAAAATCCTCAACAACCTTTATCACTCAGAAATGCAGCCATACCTGGAAGACGTAATTATGTCTGTCTGCGCCCATTTTGCAAACCGGTATATCCATCAGTCCATGCAGGAAGCATCGCTGTCGAGAGAAGATTCCAAGCTGCTCATCCGCTACTGGAGTGCCATCATAAACGGCATGTTCAGTGACTGGCTGAAACACGATATGAAATACGACCTGCCTAAAGTGGTCAAGCGTATATGCTTCCTCACGGCAGCGCGCAAGACGCTGACAACACTGTAG
- the aspS gene encoding aspartate--tRNA ligase, which translates to MSFKRSHHCGDLRKEDAGKEVTLCGWVSKRRDHGGIIFIDLRDRHGIVQVVIDPAHDEKDFHKAEAVRSEYVLQVTGLVRNRSEETINPNLPTGEVEVVVKDLTILNSSKTPPFYIQDGVDVDENVRLRYRYLDLRRPEMQKNLILRHKVCKAVRDFLDDRDFLEIETPMLCKSTPEGARDYLVPSRVNPGKFYALPQSPQLFKQLLMIAGMEKYFQIARCFRDEDLRADRQPEFTQLDMEMSFIDEDDIMTLTENLIAYVFKKTLGVDLKVPFGRMTWDDAMDKYGSDKPDLRFDMQLVNMNEALKGTQFKVFKDIIEKGGLVKAINVKGYSSIPRRELDGLVDFVGIYGAKGLAWIIYNEDGSIKSPIAKFFSDEEMKRILTTGKAEPGDVLLFVADRKPLVVAAALGALRIEMAKRRGLIDPNKLCFTWVVKFPMFEYSEEEHRYVAMHHPFTSPCDEDIDKLLTDPAHVYAKAYDMVLNGVEIGGGSIRIHDREVQKKVFEAIGLTDEQAKEKFGFLMTAFEYGAPPHGGLAFGLDRLVMLMAKRPSIRDVIAFPKTQSAMDLMCQAPNTVEDKQMRELHIRSTVLKKEDK; encoded by the coding sequence ATGAGTTTTAAACGCAGTCATCACTGTGGTGATCTGAGAAAAGAGGATGCAGGCAAAGAGGTAACACTCTGCGGCTGGGTCAGCAAGAGACGTGACCACGGTGGCATTATCTTTATCGATTTACGTGACCGTCACGGGATTGTACAGGTCGTTATCGATCCGGCTCACGATGAAAAGGACTTCCATAAGGCGGAAGCCGTCCGGAGTGAATACGTTCTGCAGGTAACGGGCCTGGTACGCAATCGTTCCGAGGAGACAATCAACCCGAACCTTCCTACGGGCGAAGTAGAAGTCGTCGTTAAGGACCTGACGATTCTGAACAGCTCCAAGACGCCTCCTTTCTACATTCAGGATGGGGTAGACGTAGACGAAAACGTAAGACTGCGTTACCGTTATCTGGATCTGCGCAGACCGGAAATGCAGAAGAACCTGATTCTGCGTCACAAGGTATGCAAGGCTGTCCGCGATTTCCTGGATGACCGTGATTTTCTCGAAATCGAGACCCCGATGCTCTGCAAGAGCACGCCGGAAGGTGCTCGTGACTATTTGGTACCGAGCCGTGTAAACCCCGGTAAGTTCTATGCACTGCCGCAGTCCCCGCAGCTCTTCAAACAACTGCTCATGATTGCCGGCATGGAAAAATATTTCCAGATTGCCCGCTGCTTCCGTGATGAAGACCTGCGTGCCGATCGTCAGCCGGAATTCACGCAGCTTGATATGGAAATGTCCTTCATTGATGAAGATGACATTATGACCCTGACGGAAAATCTGATTGCCTATGTCTTCAAAAAGACGCTGGGCGTTGATCTGAAGGTTCCGTTCGGCCGCATGACCTGGGACGATGCCATGGATAAATATGGCAGCGATAAGCCGGATCTGCGCTTTGACATGCAGCTCGTCAACATGAACGAAGCCCTCAAGGGTACCCAATTCAAGGTCTTCAAGGACATTATCGAAAAAGGTGGCCTCGTAAAGGCTATCAATGTAAAAGGTTACAGCTCCATCCCTCGCCGCGAACTCGACGGACTTGTTGATTTCGTTGGTATCTATGGTGCCAAAGGTCTTGCCTGGATCATCTACAACGAAGATGGTTCCATCAAGTCCCCGATTGCAAAGTTCTTCAGTGATGAAGAAATGAAGCGTATTCTCACGACCGGTAAGGCAGAACCGGGCGACGTCCTGCTCTTTGTGGCAGACCGCAAACCGCTCGTCGTGGCAGCTGCCCTGGGTGCTCTCCGTATCGAAATGGCCAAAAGACGCGGCCTGATCGATCCGAACAAACTCTGCTTCACCTGGGTTGTGAAGTTCCCGATGTTCGAATACAGCGAAGAAGAACACCGCTACGTGGCTATGCACCATCCGTTCACTTCTCCTTGCGATGAAGATATCGACAAGCTGCTGACGGATCCTGCCCACGTTTATGCAAAGGCTTATGATATGGTTCTGAACGGTGTCGAAATCGGCGGCGGCAGTATCCGTATCCATGACCGTGAAGTACAGAAGAAAGTCTTCGAAGCAATCGGCCTGACGGATGAACAAGCTAAAGAAAAGTTTGGTTTCCTCATGACTGCTTTCGAATATGGTGCTCCTCCCCATGGAGGACTGGCCTTCGGCCTTGACCGTCTGGTTATGCTGATGGCAAAGCGTCCGTCCATTCGTGACGTCATCGCATTCCCGAAGACCCAGAGTGCTATGGACCTCATGTGCCAGGCACCGAATACGGTTGAAGACAAGCAGATGAGAGAACTGCACATCCGCAGCACGGTACTGAAAAAGGAAGACAAGTAA
- the hisS gene encoding histidine--tRNA ligase, producing MLTGAPRGTKDILPGMINGWRYVENVMREVCREFNYQEIRTPIFEHTELFQRGIGDGTDVVDKEMYTFNDRSGRSITLRPENTAAVVRSFVENKLYAEPMPLKVYYIGPMFRYDRPQAGRMRQFHQFGVEAMGSESPVVDAETIILAVTVLKRMGLKELKLKINSVGCPNCRPQHRKLLQDYFRPHLAELCEDCQSRFDRSPLRILDCKVDHDKPFMASAPKITDSLCDDCREHFETVKKLLDEAGIEYEVDSTLVRGLDYYTKTAYEIQYSPLGAQSAVGGGGRYDGLVEELGGPSTPGVGFAMGFERIILTLEKQGLLPDSKDAIDIYAVVPDKGGSVDAFKTVNALREAGFACDMDFMDRSMKAQMKQADRDKAKYALIFGEDERQRGAVTVRNMADSSQQEVKLSEVVSYIKKAEV from the coding sequence ATGTTAACAGGTGCTCCACGTGGTACGAAAGATATTCTGCCGGGCATGATTAATGGCTGGCGCTATGTGGAAAATGTGATGCGGGAAGTGTGCCGTGAATTTAACTACCAGGAAATTCGTACGCCGATTTTCGAACATACCGAGCTCTTCCAAAGAGGTATCGGTGATGGTACGGACGTTGTAGATAAAGAAATGTACACCTTCAACGATCGCAGCGGCAGAAGCATTACGCTGCGTCCTGAAAATACGGCAGCTGTCGTTCGTTCTTTTGTAGAGAACAAGCTGTATGCGGAACCGATGCCCCTCAAGGTTTATTACATCGGGCCGATGTTCCGTTATGACCGTCCTCAGGCCGGCCGTATGAGACAGTTCCATCAGTTCGGTGTCGAAGCCATGGGCTCCGAATCCCCGGTAGTAGATGCTGAAACTATCATTCTGGCAGTCACCGTGCTGAAACGCATGGGTCTGAAGGAATTGAAACTGAAGATCAATTCCGTCGGCTGCCCGAACTGCCGTCCGCAGCACAGAAAACTTTTGCAGGACTATTTCCGTCCGCATCTGGCTGAACTGTGCGAAGACTGCCAGAGCCGCTTCGATAGAAGCCCGCTGCGCATCCTGGACTGCAAAGTAGACCATGACAAACCGTTCATGGCATCGGCTCCGAAGATTACGGATTCCCTGTGCGACGATTGCCGTGAGCACTTTGAAACCGTGAAGAAGCTGTTGGATGAAGCAGGCATCGAATACGAAGTTGACAGCACGCTGGTTCGCGGCCTCGATTATTACACGAAGACCGCTTATGAAATCCAATATTCCCCGCTGGGCGCTCAGAGCGCTGTAGGCGGCGGCGGACGTTATGACGGCCTCGTTGAAGAACTGGGCGGTCCTTCCACGCCGGGCGTAGGCTTCGCTATGGGCTTCGAACGCATTATCCTGACGCTCGAAAAGCAGGGCCTGCTGCCGGATTCCAAGGATGCTATCGATATCTATGCCGTTGTACCTGACAAGGGCGGCAGTGTTGATGCATTCAAGACTGTAAACGCACTGCGCGAAGCAGGTTTTGCCTGCGACATGGACTTCATGGACCGCAGCATGAAAGCACAAATGAAGCAAGCTGACCGTGATAAAGCCAAGTATGCCCTCATCTTCGGTGAAGATGAAAGACAGAGAGGCGCTGTCACGGTGAGAAATATGGCTGACAGCAGCCAGCAGGAAGTTAAACTTTCTGAAGTAGTTTCCTATATCAAAAAGGCAGAGGTGTAA
- a CDS encoding AI-2E family transporter, producing MEEGKSRSLIFKSAVALGAFAIFCVVTDFLLPVFVSIAFSFLLYPIVRRLEKIRIKGKAMPSVIAVLLAFLIFGAFIAFALHVLMIPLMNQINTLTKALPGLAAAASNTIHMFFGEEAQSQMPPNIKNLLEQALSTVGGYAMSLAQKMLIQSVQFARSMVSMALVPFLTFYFLKDWRTLKDMLVDVFPYNKQALANQVLGDIGNMLCLYVDNMLKLSLVAAACLTIGNYILGVQYTLVLGVLGLVTEMIPLVGSVVGTITAVLIALLQEPSLALKVLILYIVYYQIDAQVIMPNLVGKAITLHPVLVILAVIIGGKLSSGPIGLLFAVPVLAIIKILYTYFWHSGEEKVETETVKKQ from the coding sequence ATGGAAGAAGGAAAATCACGCAGTCTGATTTTTAAATCCGCGGTTGCACTTGGTGCATTTGCCATATTTTGTGTTGTGACGGACTTTTTGCTGCCTGTCTTTGTTTCTATCGCTTTTTCCTTCCTGCTGTACCCGATTGTGCGGCGACTGGAAAAAATTCGTATCAAGGGAAAGGCTATGCCAAGTGTGATTGCCGTGCTCCTGGCATTCCTCATTTTTGGCGCTTTCATCGCTTTTGCTCTCCATGTACTAATGATTCCTCTCATGAATCAGATCAATACCTTAACAAAAGCTCTGCCGGGTCTTGCTGCGGCCGCGTCAAATACCATCCATATGTTTTTTGGTGAAGAGGCGCAGAGCCAGATGCCTCCGAACATTAAAAATCTACTGGAACAGGCGCTTTCAACGGTTGGCGGGTATGCCATGAGCCTCGCCCAGAAAATGCTCATTCAGTCGGTTCAGTTTGCCAGAAGTATGGTCAGTATGGCTCTCGTACCTTTCCTGACTTTTTACTTCCTGAAAGACTGGAGAACCCTGAAAGACATGCTCGTAGACGTCTTCCCTTATAATAAGCAGGCACTCGCTAATCAGGTTCTGGGAGACATCGGAAATATGCTTTGCCTTTATGTAGATAATATGCTCAAGCTGTCCCTGGTGGCAGCGGCCTGTCTGACTATCGGCAACTACATTCTGGGCGTGCAGTATACTCTGGTTCTCGGCGTATTGGGACTCGTTACGGAAATGATTCCTCTTGTCGGATCTGTGGTCGGTACGATTACGGCCGTACTGATTGCTCTTCTGCAGGAACCTTCGCTGGCACTCAAAGTACTGATTTTGTACATCGTCTACTATCAGATTGATGCGCAGGTAATCATGCCGAACCTCGTGGGAAAGGCTATTACCCTGCATCCGGTGCTGGTCATCCTGGCTGTCATCATCGGCGGCAAATTGTCCAGCGGCCCTATCGGTCTGCTTTTTGCTGTGCCGGTTCTTGCCATTATCAAGATTCTCTATACTTACTTCTGGCATTCGGGTGAAGAGAAAGTAGAAACAGAAACTGTAAAGAAGCAATGA
- a CDS encoding MBL fold metallo-hydrolase translates to MKIYRVVVGPIEENCYFVKNEKTNEGIIVDPGDEALRIMRGVEKAGIKKVPAIFITHGHGDHVSALDEVKKATGAKVYMSREDAPMLRVWNNSLSYSTDRDKTFDPPDVYFEDGMTVTEAGMTFKIAATPGHTEGGVCIIGDGFAFCGDTIFLESIGRTDLPGGSYDDIIQSIKTKILTLPDDYTLYPGHGPETTVGWERRRNPFLQ, encoded by the coding sequence ATGAAAATTTACCGGGTCGTAGTTGGCCCTATTGAAGAAAATTGTTATTTTGTAAAGAATGAAAAGACGAATGAAGGCATTATTGTAGATCCGGGCGATGAAGCCCTCCGCATTATGCGGGGAGTGGAAAAAGCAGGCATCAAGAAGGTTCCTGCAATTTTCATTACCCACGGTCACGGCGACCACGTTTCTGCACTTGACGAAGTGAAAAAAGCTACGGGTGCCAAGGTTTATATGAGCCGTGAAGACGCGCCTATGCTGCGTGTCTGGAACAATAGTCTGTCCTATTCCACGGACCGGGATAAGACCTTTGATCCGCCCGATGTCTATTTCGAAGACGGCATGACCGTCACGGAAGCCGGCATGACCTTTAAGATTGCTGCCACTCCGGGTCACACGGAAGGCGGTGTCTGCATTATCGGTGACGGCTTCGCTTTCTGCGGCGATACGATCTTTTTGGAATCCATAGGCCGTACGGATCTGCCCGGCGGTTCCTATGACGATATTATTCAATCCATCAAAACCAAGATTCTGACGCTTCCCGATGACTATACCCTGTATCCCGGACATGGCCCTGAAACAACGGTAGGCTGGGAGAGAAGACGCAATCCATTTTTACAATAA
- the dtd gene encoding D-aminoacyl-tRNA deacylase translates to MRAVVQRVSRASVSVEGTLISAIGPGLMVLLGVENGDTEKDARYIADKVTGLRIFEDEQDKMNLSVSDKCGEILMVSQFTLCGDCRHGRRPSFTEAMEPVAARSLYEKTMEMCRGNGVPTKPGQFQAHMEVALVNDGPVTIILDSRKKI, encoded by the coding sequence ATGAGAGCAGTTGTACAGCGTGTTTCCCGCGCTTCCGTCAGTGTGGAAGGAACGCTCATCAGTGCCATCGGGCCGGGGCTCATGGTACTTTTGGGCGTCGAAAACGGGGACACGGAAAAAGATGCCCGTTATATTGCTGACAAGGTGACCGGGCTTCGGATTTTTGAAGACGAACAGGATAAAATGAATCTCTCCGTATCGGATAAATGCGGAGAGATTCTTATGGTATCGCAGTTTACGCTCTGCGGGGACTGCCGCCACGGACGGCGTCCGTCTTTTACAGAAGCCATGGAGCCGGTAGCTGCCAGGTCCCTTTACGAGAAGACCATGGAGATGTGCCGGGGAAATGGGGTGCCGACCAAACCGGGACAATTCCAGGCTCATATGGAAGTAGCCCTTGTCAATGATGGTCCCGTCACCATTATCCTGGACAGCAGGAAGAAAATCTAA